Proteins from one Procambarus clarkii isolate CNS0578487 chromosome 72, FALCON_Pclarkii_2.0, whole genome shotgun sequence genomic window:
- the LOC123773647 gene encoding soluble scavenger receptor cysteine-rich domain-containing protein SSC5D-like isoform X2, with product MRYKFVLLGLLAFVCATSGYVLKDQDDALGDTDDRPERVVFEDDDGDRAEQSESADIELGRNNLEKHGHGLGHGHGHGRGHGHGHGHEYGSHSDEQYHHTQTRTTGTTTTTTTPISTTTPIMTTTPVTTTTPIMTTTPISTTTPIMTTTPVTTTTPIITTTPISTTTTIMTTTPVTTTTPIITTTPISTTTTIITTTPVTTTTIADGGLIWYDYYGM from the exons GTACAAATTCGTGCTGCTGGGTCTTTTGGCCTTCGTATGTGCCACTTCAGGCTACGTTCTGAAGGACCAGGACGACGCACTTGGCGACACCGACGACCGTCCAGAACGGGTCGTCTTCGAAGACGACGATGGGGACAG GGCCGAACAGAGCGAATCGGCTGACATTGAATTAGGGAGAAACAACCTCGAAAAGCACGGACACGGtctcggacacggacacggacacggacgcggacacggacacggacacggacacgaatATGGTAGCCACAGCGACGAACAGTATCATCATACCCAAACAAGGACGACGGGGACGACTACAACCACTACTACCCCAATTTCCACCACTACCCCAATTATGACCACCACCccagttaccaccaccaccccaattaTGACCACCACCCCAATTTCCACCACTACCCCAATTATGACCACCACCccagttaccaccaccaccccaattatcaccaccaccccaatttccaccactaccacaattatGACCACCACCccagttaccaccaccaccccaattatcaccaccaccccaatttccaccactaccacaatcatcaccaccaccccagttactaccaccaccatcgcaGACGGAGGATTAATTTGGTATGATTACTATGGTATGTAG
- the LOC123773647 gene encoding soluble scavenger receptor cysteine-rich domain-containing protein SSC5D-like isoform X1 produces MRYKFVLLGLLAFVCATSGYVLKDQDDALGDTDDRPERVVFEDDDGDRAEQSESADIELGRNNLEKHGHGLGHGHGHGRGHGHGHGHEYGSHSDEQYHHTQTRTTGTTTTTTTPISTTTPIMTTTPVTTTTPIMTTTPISTTTPIMTTTPVTTTTPIITTTPISTTTTIMTTTPVTTTTPIITTTPISTTTTIITTTPVTTTTIADGGLIWYDYYGM; encoded by the exons ATGAG GTACAAATTCGTGCTGCTGGGTCTTTTGGCCTTCGTATGTGCCACTTCAGGCTACGTTCTGAAGGACCAGGACGACGCACTTGGCGACACCGACGACCGTCCAGAACGGGTCGTCTTCGAAGACGACGATGGGGACAG GGCCGAACAGAGCGAATCGGCTGACATTGAATTAGGGAGAAACAACCTCGAAAAGCACGGACACGGtctcggacacggacacggacacggacgcggacacggacacggacacggacacgaatATGGTAGCCACAGCGACGAACAGTATCATCATACCCAAACAAGGACGACGGGGACGACTACAACCACTACTACCCCAATTTCCACCACTACCCCAATTATGACCACCACCccagttaccaccaccaccccaattaTGACCACCACCCCAATTTCCACCACTACCCCAATTATGACCACCACCccagttaccaccaccaccccaattatcaccaccaccccaatttccaccactaccacaattatGACCACCACCccagttaccaccaccaccccaattatcaccaccaccccaatttccaccactaccacaatcatcaccaccaccccagttactaccaccaccatcgcaGACGGAGGATTAATTTGGTATGATTACTATGGTATGTAG
- the LOC123773578 gene encoding uncharacterized protein: protein MRYKFVLLGLLAFVCATSGYVLKDQDDALGDTDDRPERVVFEDDDGDRYSFVLLGLLALVCATSGYVLEDQDDALSDTDDLPVGVVLEDENRPEGIDEAGIELRRRPHRHHCGHHHRRNHTRRSTTTTTTASPVTVGLIFGK, encoded by the exons ATGAG GTACAAATTCGTGCTGCTGGGTCTTTTGGCCTTCGTATGTGCCACTTCAGGCTACGTTCTGAAGGACCAGGACGATGCACTTGGCGACACCGACGACCGTCCAGAACGGGTCGTCTTCGAAGACGACGATGGGGACAG GTACAGCTTCGTGCTACTAGGTCTCCTGGCCTTGGTGTGTGCCACTTCAGGCTACGTCCTGGAGGACCAGGACGACGCTCTCAGCGACACGGACGACCTTCCAGTAGGGGTCGTCTTAGAAGACGAAAACAG GCCTGAAGGTATTGATGAGGCCGGCATTGAATTAAGGAGACGTCCCCATCGCCACCACTGCGGCCACCACCACAGACGTAACCACACacgcaggagcaccaccaccaccaccactgccagcccCGTTACCGTCGGTTTAATCTTCGGGAAATAG
- the LOC138356417 gene encoding mucin-7-like: MRYKFVLLGLLAFVCATSGYVLKDQDDALGDTDDRPERVVFEDDDGDRAEQSDVADIELRRNSRQKHGRGHQGRGHKHGHGQGHGHGHGHGQGYGHHHRHTTRRTTKTTTPTTTRTTTTTPTTTRRITTTPTTTRTTTTTPTTTSTTTTTPTTTSTTTTTPTTTSTTTTTPTTTSTTTTTPTTTSTTTTTPTTTSTTTTTPTTTSPTTTTTATTTTTTTTTAAPDTTTAAPDTTTAAPDTTTAAPDTTTAAPDTTTAAPDTTTAAPDTTTAAPDTTTAAPDTTTAAPDTTTAAPDTTTAAPDTTTAAPDTTTAAPDTTTAAPDTTTAAPDTTTAAPDTTTAAPDTTTAAPDTTTAAPDTTTAAP; encoded by the exons ATGAG GTACAAATTCGTGCTGCTGGGTCTTTTGGCCTTCGTATGTGCCACTTCAGGCTACGTTCTGAAGGACCAGGACGATGCACTTGGCGACACCGACGACCGTCCAGAACGGGTCGTCTTCGAAGACGACGATGGGGACAG GGCCGAACAGAGCGATGTTGCTGACATTGAATTAAGGAGAAACAGCCGCCAGAAGCACGGACGCGGCCACCAAGGACGCGGACACAAACACGGACACGGtcagggacacggacacggacacggacacggtcaGGGATACGGACATCATCATAGACACACAACCAGGAGGACTACTAAAACCACCACTCCAACCACTACTAGAACAACTACCACAACTCCAACCACTACTAGAAGAATTACCACAACTCCAACCACTACtagaaccactaccacaactccaACCACTACTAGCACAACGACCACCACTCCAACCACTACTAGCACAACGACCACCACTCCAACCACTACTAGCACAACGACCACCACTCCAACCACTACTAGCACAACGACCACCACTCCAACCACTACTAGCACAACGACCACCACTCCAACCACTACTAGCACAACGACCACCACTCCAACCACTACTagcccaactaccaccaccaccgccactactaccacaacgaccaccaccacagctgcaccaGATACCACCACAGCTGCACCAGATACCACCACAGCTGCACCAGATACCACCACAGCTGCACCAGATACCACCACAGCTGCACCAGATACCACCACAGCTGCACCAGATACCACCACAGCTGCACCAGATACCACCACAGCTGCACCAGATACTACCACAGCTGCACCAGATACTACCACAGCTGCACCAGATACTACCACAGCTGCACCAGATACAACCACAGCTGCACCAGATACCACCACAGCTGCACCAGATACCACCACAGCTGCACCAGATACTACCACAGCTGCACCAGATACTACCACGGCTGCACCAGATACTACCACAGCTGCACCAGATACCACCACAGCTGCACCAGATACCACCACAGCTGCACCAGATACCACCACAGCTGCACCAGATACCACCACAGCTGCACCATAG